One window of Eisenibacter elegans DSM 3317 genomic DNA carries:
- a CDS encoding DUF5686 and carboxypeptidase-like regulatory domain-containing protein yields the protein MYSSFYVLAFACIRCFCYGLCLCSILAVYAEALRAQGYLIEGKVTDSETGEGIPFANVYLPQNRKGTTTDFDGNFSIRTDQLEDSLTASYVGYYKRSKPLQQGQAQQTVFFQLEPENQSLNEIVITMGENPAWDIIRKAVKNKNTNDRRSLQSYAYESYSRAQLDINNITERFEGRRDMRSIIQAIDSIGFLNDDEGKRLVPIFVSETVSRYYHNQNPEKQKEIILKNKTQGVGVREDGVLSQLVVGSFQDYNFYQNWIRLVEKEFVSPIADSWRLYYEYYLIDSSFIDQHFCYQIELEPKRPQDLAFRGTIWIDSESYALKQLDLYIPREANINYVNQIKIQQTAIQTPTGAWLTNKSRIIIDVAALNRKAAGILAKFYLSNQAHEVNQEYPLSFFDERITRADDAYQSDAAYWQTHRHEPLSARDLQVFAMIDTIKNVRVVKSYVEVIDILTSGYKTVGKIDIGNYLYTYAYNTYEGHRVRFGARTNESLSKHIVLEGYGAYGTLDQRWKYGGDIRWIIGRKPWTEIGLTHRFDIAQIVFDEDILNVSMLFKAALFWGDMRKRQPYYLRQSQAYIQRDLLRGFTQKLSIQHRYFESIDNLTQLNFFKDPQSFDPVIEQDFEVAELVAEWRYAPKEVLIRDGNRRISLGTRFPVFTFRYHWGVPGLLGNNFEYHKFWFNISQKVRLGTLGDGKYSFSAGYTDSPLPYPMLFVQLGNPFSLYSQSAFGMMGFAEFIQDRYISFHYEHYFNGLITNHIPLIRKLKWRAFMMFDALYGGISSQSIALIPEANRPFAFTQEGQMQMGLPYLELNYGLENIFKVLRVHVFHRLTYLDRPAAQPWGLKLSARIRL from the coding sequence ATGTATTCATCTTTTTATGTACTGGCTTTTGCTTGTATACGATGCTTTTGCTATGGCCTATGTTTGTGTAGCATTTTGGCCGTTTATGCAGAAGCATTACGCGCTCAAGGCTATCTTATTGAGGGCAAAGTAACTGATAGCGAAACAGGTGAGGGGATTCCCTTTGCCAATGTATACCTACCCCAAAACCGCAAAGGCACTACAACTGACTTTGATGGCAACTTCAGCATCCGTACAGACCAACTCGAAGACAGCCTTACGGCTTCTTATGTGGGCTACTATAAACGTAGCAAGCCCCTCCAACAAGGGCAGGCTCAGCAAACAGTGTTTTTTCAGCTTGAGCCCGAAAATCAAAGTCTCAACGAAATCGTCATTACAATGGGTGAAAACCCAGCCTGGGACATCATCCGCAAGGCTGTCAAAAACAAAAATACCAACGACCGCCGCTCACTCCAAAGCTATGCTTACGAAAGCTACAGCCGCGCACAACTCGATATCAACAACATCACTGAGCGCTTCGAAGGGCGGCGAGATATGCGCAGCATCATTCAGGCCATTGATAGTATCGGCTTCCTCAACGATGATGAGGGCAAACGCCTGGTGCCTATCTTCGTGTCCGAAACAGTCTCACGCTATTATCATAACCAAAACCCTGAAAAGCAAAAAGAAATCATCCTCAAAAATAAAACACAGGGTGTAGGTGTGCGCGAAGATGGGGTCTTGTCACAGCTGGTCGTCGGCTCTTTTCAAGACTATAACTTCTATCAAAACTGGATTCGGCTCGTCGAGAAAGAGTTTGTCTCGCCTATTGCTGATAGCTGGCGGTTGTATTATGAGTACTACCTGATTGATAGTAGCTTTATTGACCAACATTTTTGCTATCAGATAGAGCTAGAGCCCAAACGCCCACAAGATTTGGCTTTCCGTGGCACTATCTGGATAGATTCGGAGAGCTATGCGCTCAAACAACTGGATTTGTATATTCCTCGTGAGGCCAATATCAACTATGTCAACCAAATCAAAATCCAGCAAACAGCCATACAGACTCCTACAGGCGCTTGGCTGACCAACAAAAGCCGTATCATCATCGATGTGGCCGCGCTCAACCGCAAGGCCGCAGGCATACTGGCCAAGTTTTATCTCTCCAACCAAGCCCACGAAGTAAATCAAGAGTATCCGCTCTCTTTCTTCGACGAGCGCATTACCCGCGCCGACGATGCCTACCAAAGTGATGCGGCCTACTGGCAAACACACCGCCACGAGCCTCTTTCTGCCCGAGATTTACAGGTATTTGCCATGATTGACACCATCAAAAATGTACGGGTGGTCAAGTCTTATGTCGAAGTAATCGATATCCTGACCTCTGGCTACAAGACTGTCGGCAAAATAGATATTGGTAATTATCTCTACACCTATGCCTACAACACCTATGAGGGGCATCGGGTGCGTTTTGGGGCACGTACCAACGAAAGTCTCAGCAAACACATTGTCTTAGAAGGCTATGGCGCTTACGGTACCCTCGATCAACGTTGGAAATATGGGGGCGATATTCGCTGGATTATAGGCCGAAAACCTTGGACAGAAATCGGGCTGACACATCGCTTTGACATAGCGCAGATTGTTTTTGATGAGGATATCCTCAACGTCTCGATGCTTTTTAAAGCAGCGCTGTTCTGGGGAGATATGCGCAAACGACAGCCCTACTACCTCCGGCAAAGCCAAGCCTATATACAGCGAGACCTACTGCGAGGGTTTACACAGAAACTGAGTATACAACACCGGTATTTTGAAAGTATCGACAACCTAACACAGCTCAACTTCTTTAAAGACCCCCAAAGTTTTGACCCTGTCATAGAACAAGATTTTGAAGTAGCTGAACTGGTGGCCGAATGGCGCTATGCACCCAAAGAAGTACTTATCCGTGATGGTAACCGCCGCATCAGCCTAGGCACAAGGTTTCCAGTCTTTACTTTCCGATACCACTGGGGTGTACCCGGACTGCTGGGCAATAATTTTGAGTACCACAAGTTTTGGTTCAATATCAGCCAAAAGGTACGCCTAGGTACTCTGGGCGATGGTAAATATAGTTTTTCGGCCGGCTATACAGACTCCCCCCTGCCCTACCCGATGCTCTTCGTACAACTCGGAAACCCCTTCTCGCTATACAGCCAATCAGCTTTTGGGATGATGGGCTTTGCCGAATTTATTCAGGACCGTTATATCAGTTTTCATTATGAACACTACTTCAACGGGCTCATTACCAATCATATCCCGTTGATAAGGAAGCTCAAATGGCGTGCTTTTATGATGTTTGACGCGCTGTATGGGGGTATCAGTTCACAGAGTATCGCCCTCATTCCGGAGGCCAACCGACCTTTTGCGTTCACACAAGAAGGGCAGATGCAGATGGGCTTGCCCTATTTAGAACTAAACTATGGGCTGGAAAATATCTTTAAAGTACTGCGGGTACACGTGTTTCATCGCCTGACCTACCTCGACCGTCCTGCTGCTCAACCTTGGGGGCTCAAACTCTCTGCCCGCATTAGATTATAG
- a CDS encoding glycoside hydrolase family 10 protein → MRRYLFVLICFVLLLLGAAFLWAYFSDNTELSNPQAPKREVRAVWIATAYNRDYPSQRGLPNKWLLHEMHETLDQLQRQGINTVFLQVRVAADALYPSRVEPWTEWLTGIPGEPPMPFFDPLAAWVKACHERNMEIHAWFNPFRASLGNPTGMMVENHVTKLYPRWIVTHGKHQYLDPGLPEVRRYVTLILLDVALRYDVDGIHFDDYFYPVETAQHPFPDDSSFALYKGNFEDRKAWRRDNLNQFVEGIHIKLKQMRPYLKFGISPTAVWRHKGQDPLGSDTHGRITAYDHQFADIRHWLEQGWLDYVAPQLYLSAHNTNADYRTLLDWWSRHTYGRHLYVGMGYYKLRDADPEKQWPKEELIEQMMLNRQTPGVLGQVFFGSSDVLANPHNATTAIRQQYYRLPALIPPMPWKDNIPPNPPQALGLIEFPTQVRISWKPPLLASDREPARYYAVYRFPQNTAQDIKDMRYLLAIQQDTVFLDKTPAQTRKVYTYCVTALDRLHNESLPVKITN, encoded by the coding sequence ATGCGTAGATACTTATTTGTACTGATATGCTTCGTGTTGCTGCTCTTAGGTGCGGCGTTTTTGTGGGCTTATTTTTCGGACAATACCGAATTAAGCAACCCACAAGCGCCTAAGCGTGAGGTGCGGGCTGTTTGGATAGCTACTGCCTACAACCGTGATTATCCCTCTCAGCGTGGCTTACCCAACAAATGGCTACTACACGAGATGCACGAAACCCTAGACCAGCTCCAACGCCAGGGCATCAATACGGTGTTTTTGCAGGTGAGGGTAGCGGCAGATGCGCTCTACCCCAGCCGTGTAGAACCTTGGACAGAGTGGCTGACGGGCATCCCGGGTGAGCCTCCTATGCCTTTTTTCGACCCGCTTGCCGCTTGGGTAAAGGCTTGCCACGAGCGAAATATGGAAATACACGCGTGGTTTAACCCCTTTCGGGCGAGCTTGGGCAACCCTACAGGTATGATGGTCGAGAACCACGTAACCAAGCTCTATCCCCGCTGGATAGTAACCCACGGCAAACACCAATACCTAGACCCCGGCCTACCCGAAGTACGGCGCTATGTAACGCTGATTTTGCTTGATGTGGCGCTGCGCTATGATGTAGATGGCATCCACTTCGATGATTACTTCTATCCGGTCGAAACGGCGCAGCATCCCTTTCCCGACGATTCTTCTTTTGCGCTCTACAAAGGCAACTTTGAAGACCGAAAAGCATGGCGACGCGACAACCTCAACCAATTTGTAGAAGGTATTCATATCAAGCTCAAACAGATGCGCCCCTACCTAAAGTTTGGCATCAGCCCGACGGCTGTCTGGCGACACAAAGGTCAAGACCCGCTAGGTTCCGACACCCACGGGCGCATCACGGCCTACGACCACCAGTTTGCAGACATCCGCCACTGGCTCGAACAAGGCTGGCTCGATTATGTAGCTCCTCAGCTCTACCTCTCGGCGCATAACACCAACGCAGACTATCGTACGCTACTTGACTGGTGGAGCAGGCATACCTATGGCCGACACCTTTATGTCGGGATGGGCTACTACAAGCTGCGCGATGCTGACCCCGAAAAGCAATGGCCTAAGGAAGAGCTGATAGAACAGATGATGCTCAACCGTCAAACACCCGGGGTCTTGGGGCAGGTGTTCTTTGGCAGTAGTGATGTATTGGCCAACCCACACAATGCTACTACAGCCATCAGGCAACAATACTACCGCCTGCCGGCGCTTATCCCGCCCATGCCTTGGAAGGATAATATCCCCCCCAACCCTCCCCAAGCTCTAGGGCTGATAGAGTTTCCCACACAAGTGCGCATCTCTTGGAAACCCCCACTATTGGCCTCCGACCGCGAACCAGCGCGCTACTATGCCGTTTACCGCTTTCCTCAAAACACTGCCCAAGACATCAAAGATATGCGCTACTTGCTTGCCATTCAGCAAGATACTGTATTCTTAGACAAGACACCGGCACAAACCCGTAAGGTCTATACCTACTGTGTTACAGCCCTAGATCGCCTACACAACGAAAGCCTGCCGGTCAAGATTACCAACTAA
- a CDS encoding DUF1987 domain-containing protein encodes MENLFIEGFEERPRIEFNAQTGVLEISESSYPEYTKEIYAPVMKWLDEYLKTEGHNITFNFRLDYFNTSTSSRFQKIIEKLNNYYNSGKGQVTINWYYEEDDTDMLEYGEDYSREADVPFNLIPFEL; translated from the coding sequence ATGGAAAACCTCTTTATCGAAGGATTTGAAGAGCGCCCCCGCATCGAATTTAACGCCCAAACCGGAGTACTCGAGATTTCTGAAAGCTCTTATCCCGAATACACCAAGGAAATTTATGCTCCTGTGATGAAGTGGCTCGATGAATATCTCAAAACCGAAGGGCACAATATCACCTTCAACTTCCGCCTCGACTATTTCAACACGAGTACCTCCTCGCGCTTTCAGAAAATCATTGAGAAGCTCAACAACTACTACAACAGTGGCAAAGGGCAAGTAACCATCAACTGGTATTATGAAGAAGATGATACCGATATGCTCGAGTATGGTGAAGACTATTCGCGTGAAGCGGATGTGCCTTTCAACTTGATTCCTTTTGAGCTGTAG
- a CDS encoding tetratricopeptide repeat-containing sensor histidine kinase, producing MALWLLCWQATQAQTYQRLRFQQQIDSLLGILETKNNLRERLPIWLELGKRYPRINPKQGVEATNQLFSLQARPLLDSNTRAEAHFWRGFNYMMLGVYALSLEDYLVSLKFAEKMQNSTLATQVRKNIGNLYTAMGSHHEAIGHFSRVLQEAIRAQDTAMIVSCYNNLGVNHYELGQYTISLQYHESAQKLIRPTDTLMLCYSKANQGKAQLRKGLVEEAATNLLQALVVFKQYQNERDLVELYIALSELGEARKQLNIAAAYIDSAYTLAQKLDTRPMLAEVYWQQAQIYKKQGRTEQAIAKLEAYAVLRDTLLQEQSTMQMLELKLRYDLQLQDRSNFLNQKQAEQMRLEQEQQRRTIQRQYLVAVVISLLLAVAVVSLLFLFKTQRDRNRIHQLLQEKHEEVLAQAEELRQTNDSLKQAHDQINEINHNLERLVDERTQQWQRVNKELDMFLYRASHDMLRPITSLKGLTNLAHLRLKDPEALEIFKQVEDTSNQMDKMVLKLIMVSNIGDAELSCEYVPVGRNIKKILQGFTDLIESKQIRVQYDIDRKAKVFSNDTLLHYILYNLIENAIQFMPTERENPEILIDFRLDSNDRIEMLSIEDNGSGISVIHHDEVYDMYFRGHEYSQGNGLGLYVVRKCAEKLGIGIKLSSQLNQYTRFELHFPQPEAQQRTQPRPAPALKTKG from the coding sequence TTGGCACTGTGGCTACTGTGTTGGCAGGCCACACAGGCGCAGACCTACCAAAGGCTGCGGTTTCAACAACAAATAGACAGCCTGCTAGGCATACTCGAAACCAAGAACAACTTGCGAGAACGCCTACCTATTTGGCTAGAGTTGGGCAAACGGTATCCACGCATCAACCCCAAACAAGGCGTTGAGGCGACGAACCAGTTGTTTAGCTTACAAGCCCGCCCACTACTAGATAGCAATACCAGAGCAGAGGCCCACTTCTGGCGGGGTTTCAATTATATGATGCTCGGCGTATATGCCTTGAGCCTAGAAGATTACCTGGTTAGCTTGAAGTTTGCCGAAAAGATGCAAAACAGCACCCTAGCAACTCAGGTGCGCAAAAATATCGGCAACTTGTACACGGCAATGGGCAGCCATCACGAAGCCATCGGCCACTTCTCTAGAGTGCTCCAAGAGGCTATCAGAGCGCAAGATACGGCGATGATTGTGTCGTGTTATAATAACTTAGGTGTCAATCACTATGAGCTAGGACAGTATACCATCTCTCTACAGTATCACGAGTCAGCCCAAAAACTGATTCGTCCCACAGATACCCTGATGTTGTGTTATTCTAAGGCCAATCAGGGCAAAGCACAACTACGTAAAGGCTTGGTAGAGGAAGCCGCCACAAACTTGCTACAGGCATTAGTAGTCTTCAAACAATACCAAAATGAGCGCGACTTGGTAGAGCTTTATATCGCACTTTCGGAGCTTGGAGAAGCCCGCAAACAGCTCAATATCGCCGCCGCCTACATAGACTCTGCTTATACCCTGGCACAAAAACTCGACACACGCCCAATGCTGGCAGAGGTGTACTGGCAACAAGCACAGATATACAAAAAACAAGGACGTACAGAACAAGCCATTGCCAAACTGGAAGCTTACGCAGTGCTGCGTGATACCTTGCTACAAGAGCAAAGTACGATGCAGATGTTGGAACTCAAATTGCGTTATGACTTACAGCTACAGGATCGCTCTAATTTTCTGAATCAAAAACAAGCTGAGCAGATGCGCTTGGAACAAGAACAACAGCGCCGTACTATCCAACGCCAATACTTGGTTGCTGTAGTGATTTCGCTGCTGCTGGCAGTGGCTGTTGTTTCATTGTTGTTCCTTTTCAAAACACAACGCGACCGCAACCGCATCCATCAACTCCTGCAAGAAAAGCACGAAGAAGTGTTGGCACAGGCCGAAGAGCTGCGCCAAACCAATGACTCACTCAAACAGGCTCATGACCAAATCAACGAGATCAACCACAACCTAGAGCGCCTGGTCGATGAACGCACCCAACAGTGGCAGCGAGTCAATAAAGAACTGGATATGTTCCTTTACAGAGCCTCACACGATATGCTCAGGCCCATCACCTCACTCAAAGGATTGACCAATTTGGCACACCTAAGACTGAAAGACCCGGAGGCCTTGGAGATTTTCAAACAAGTAGAAGATACCTCCAACCAAATGGACAAAATGGTACTCAAACTCATTATGGTCAGCAATATAGGGGATGCAGAGCTGAGCTGTGAGTATGTGCCAGTAGGCCGAAACATCAAAAAAATCCTGCAAGGGTTTACAGACCTTATCGAAAGCAAGCAAATCCGAGTACAATACGATATCGACCGCAAGGCAAAGGTGTTTTCTAATGACACACTCCTACACTATATCCTCTATAACCTGATCGAGAATGCAATTCAGTTTATGCCTACTGAGCGCGAAAACCCTGAAATTCTGATTGATTTCCGGCTTGACAGCAACGACAGGATAGAAATGTTGAGCATTGAAGATAACGGCAGTGGTATTTCGGTCATACACCACGACGAAGTATACGATATGTATTTCCGGGGGCACGAATATTCTCAAGGCAACGGCCTAGGGCTATATGTGGTACGCAAATGTGCCGAAAAACTCGGTATAGGCATCAAACTGAGCAGCCAATTGAACCAGTATACCCGATTCGAGTTGCATTTTCCTCAGCCAGAAGCACAGCAGCGCACACAGCCCAGACCCGCTCCGGCGCTGAAAACCAAGGGATAA
- the uvrA gene encoding excinuclease ABC subunit UvrA — protein sequence MKKVIAPKPYQLETLDPREHIIIKGAKVNNLQNLSVAIARDKLVVITGVSGSGKSSLAFDTLFAEGQRMYVESLSAYARQFLGKMEKPEVEYIKGIAPAIAVEQKGNSRNPRATVGTTTEIYDYLKLLFSRIGKTYSPISGQLVQKHSVADVSDYLHSFAEGQRFVILAPLTIGEGRNLSDELKVAFQKGFSRLWQGGSLIFIEELLELKPKDLPKVKDLYLLIDRGTVQHESEENRYRIGDSVQTAFYEGHGTCTLHLPDNDTLTHFSDRFEADGISFETPSVAFFSFNNPYGACKKCGGFGNLLDIDEDLVIPDKTLSVYEGVVAPWRTEKMEAWQKAFVRQALALDFPVHRSYEHLNKAERELLWNGNGKIEGINQFFAHVAEQAHKIQYRVLQSRYRGRVACPECRGTRLRQDAGYVKIADHSISDLVLMPVTELMTFFAQLTLPEHEQKVAQRPLIEIQNRLHYLDKVGLGYLTLNRLTSSLSGGEYQRIKLSTALGSALVGSMYVLDEPSIGLHPRDTAKLVEVLLELRDLGNTVIVVEHEEEVMRAADQIIDIGPEAGSQGGQLVLQGNIQQGAWELLAGTALHSKANGQNGAHNLQLSHTYRFLEGLDSIPLPEQRRSWKQRITLEGATENNLKNITVDFPLGVLTVVTGVSGSGKSTLITDLLYPALQKSLGQYHDTKAKYRQLSGDWKQIQFVEFVDQNPVGKSSRSNPATYTKAYDHIRQLFADQTLAKQRSYEAGHFSFNSDKGRCDACKGDGYLTIEMQFMADIRLTCESCQGKRFKREILDVTYQGQTVADVLAMTIDDSLTFFQGQPKITNLLQPLATVGLGYVRLGQSTATLSGGEAQRLKLASFLDQSTADRGRTLFIFDEPTTGLHFHDIRKLLGALQALVDQGHTVIVIEHNTEVIKSADWIIDLGPDGGHQGGQLCFAGTPEDLCLLPNNHTARFLKPKID from the coding sequence ATGAAGAAAGTCATTGCCCCCAAGCCCTACCAACTAGAAACGCTCGACCCTCGCGAGCACATCATCATCAAGGGTGCTAAAGTAAACAATCTCCAAAATTTATCTGTGGCCATTGCCCGCGACAAGCTGGTGGTCATCACGGGTGTTTCGGGCTCGGGCAAGTCTTCCTTGGCTTTTGATACGCTCTTTGCCGAAGGCCAGCGGATGTATGTGGAGAGCCTGAGCGCGTATGCGCGGCAGTTTTTGGGCAAGATGGAAAAGCCCGAGGTAGAGTACATCAAGGGCATTGCCCCGGCCATCGCGGTAGAGCAAAAAGGCAACAGCCGCAACCCCCGCGCTACGGTGGGCACTACCACGGAGATTTATGACTACCTAAAGTTGCTCTTCTCGCGCATTGGCAAGACCTACTCGCCCATTTCGGGGCAGCTGGTACAGAAACACAGCGTGGCCGATGTGAGCGATTACCTACACTCTTTTGCTGAAGGGCAGCGATTTGTCATCCTTGCGCCACTCACCATCGGGGAAGGACGCAACCTAAGCGACGAGCTGAAGGTGGCTTTTCAGAAGGGCTTTTCGCGCCTCTGGCAAGGGGGGAGCCTGATTTTTATAGAAGAACTGCTGGAGCTGAAACCCAAGGACTTGCCCAAGGTCAAAGACCTCTACCTGCTCATAGACCGGGGCACTGTACAACACGAAAGTGAGGAAAACCGCTACCGCATCGGCGATTCGGTGCAGACAGCCTTCTACGAAGGGCACGGTACCTGTACCCTCCACCTACCCGACAACGACACCCTGACCCATTTTTCTGACCGCTTCGAGGCCGACGGCATCAGCTTTGAGACCCCCTCGGTCGCTTTTTTTAGCTTCAACAACCCCTACGGAGCCTGCAAAAAATGTGGAGGCTTTGGCAACCTGCTCGATATCGACGAAGACCTTGTCATTCCTGACAAGACCCTCTCGGTTTATGAAGGAGTGGTGGCACCATGGCGTACCGAAAAAATGGAAGCCTGGCAAAAAGCCTTCGTCCGTCAGGCACTTGCCCTTGATTTCCCCGTACACCGTTCTTACGAGCACCTCAACAAAGCCGAGCGGGAGCTACTCTGGAATGGAAATGGAAAGATAGAGGGCATCAACCAGTTTTTTGCCCACGTAGCCGAACAGGCTCACAAAATCCAGTACCGTGTGTTGCAGTCGCGCTACCGAGGGCGGGTGGCCTGCCCCGAATGTAGGGGGACACGCCTGCGCCAAGATGCGGGATATGTCAAAATCGCCGACCACTCCATCAGCGACTTGGTGCTGATGCCCGTTACGGAATTGATGACCTTTTTTGCCCAGCTCACCCTGCCCGAACACGAGCAGAAGGTCGCCCAGCGCCCACTCATCGAAATCCAAAACCGCCTCCACTACCTCGACAAAGTAGGGCTGGGCTACCTGACCCTCAACCGCCTTACCTCTTCGCTCTCTGGGGGCGAATACCAGCGCATCAAGCTCTCCACAGCCCTAGGCAGCGCCTTGGTAGGCTCTATGTATGTGCTCGATGAGCCCAGCATCGGGCTACACCCTCGCGATACGGCCAAGTTGGTAGAGGTGTTGTTAGAACTGCGGGACTTGGGCAATACCGTCATCGTGGTCGAACACGAAGAGGAGGTGATGCGTGCCGCTGACCAAATCATCGACATCGGGCCCGAAGCCGGCAGTCAAGGCGGGCAGCTGGTCTTGCAAGGCAATATCCAACAAGGGGCTTGGGAGCTGCTGGCCGGTACAGCACTCCACAGCAAGGCCAACGGCCAAAACGGCGCTCATAACCTCCAACTATCCCACACTTACCGCTTTTTGGAAGGGCTTGATAGCATTCCCCTCCCTGAGCAGCGGCGCTCGTGGAAGCAACGTATCACCCTAGAAGGCGCTACCGAAAACAACCTCAAAAACATTACGGTAGATTTTCCGCTAGGTGTGCTGACCGTGGTAACAGGCGTGAGTGGCTCGGGCAAATCAACCCTCATCACAGACCTGCTCTACCCGGCCCTACAAAAAAGCTTAGGCCAATACCACGATACCAAGGCCAAATACCGCCAACTCAGCGGCGACTGGAAGCAAATACAGTTTGTAGAATTTGTAGACCAAAACCCCGTGGGCAAATCCTCGCGCTCCAACCCAGCCACCTACACCAAGGCCTACGACCATATCCGGCAGCTCTTTGCCGACCAAACCCTGGCCAAACAACGCAGCTACGAAGCCGGGCACTTCTCCTTCAACTCCGACAAAGGGCGCTGCGACGCTTGCAAAGGCGATGGCTACCTCACCATTGAGATGCAGTTTATGGCCGACATCCGCCTGACCTGTGAAAGCTGCCAAGGAAAACGCTTCAAACGCGAAATACTCGACGTAACCTACCAAGGCCAAACCGTGGCCGATGTACTGGCTATGACCATCGACGACAGCCTGACTTTCTTCCAAGGGCAGCCCAAAATCACCAACCTCCTACAACCGCTGGCTACTGTAGGCCTGGGCTATGTGCGCTTGGGGCAGTCTACCGCCACCCTCTCGGGCGGAGAGGCGCAGCGCCTCAAGCTGGCCTCGTTTTTGGACCAAAGCACCGCCGACCGGGGGCGCACGCTCTTCATCTTTGATGAGCCTACAACCGGCCTACACTTTCACGACATCCGCAAGCTCCTCGGTGCGCTACAAGCCCTTGTAGACCAAGGACATACCGTCATCGTGATTGAACACAACACCGAAGTCATCAAGTCTGCCGACTGGATCATAGACCTAGGCCCCGATGGCGGCCACCAAGGGGGGCAGCTCTGCTTTGCAGGTACTCCCGAAGACCTCTGCCTACTCCCCAATAACCATACGGCTAGGTTCCTGAAGCCAAAGATTGATTGA
- a CDS encoding inorganic diphosphatase, whose protein sequence is MTDKPKEDFLIDAIVEIPKGSRNKYEYDYERRMIRYDRMLFSSVHYPSDYGFFPETLALDGDPLDALILVTEPTFPGCIIEVRPIGLFNMRDEKGPDEKILCVPAQDPIWNHITRLDQIAPHLKLEIEHFFEVYKNLEKKKVGVEGWDDEKAAIAAVKKSQQLYLESKWKRG, encoded by the coding sequence ATGACTGATAAGCCAAAAGAGGATTTCTTGATAGATGCTATTGTAGAGATTCCTAAGGGTAGCCGCAACAAATACGAGTACGACTACGAGCGTCGCATGATTCGCTACGACCGGATGCTCTTCTCGTCGGTACACTACCCCAGTGATTATGGGTTTTTCCCCGAAACGCTTGCCCTCGATGGCGATCCGCTTGATGCACTCATCTTGGTTACGGAGCCTACCTTCCCTGGCTGCATCATAGAGGTACGCCCCATCGGTTTGTTCAATATGCGTGATGAGAAAGGCCCTGATGAGAAGATTCTCTGTGTGCCTGCCCAAGACCCTATCTGGAATCACATCACCCGCCTCGACCAAATCGCCCCCCACCTCAAGCTCGAAATCGAGCACTTCTTTGAAGTATACAAAAACCTCGAAAAGAAAAAAGTAGGCGTAGAAGGCTGGGACGATGAGAAGGCCGCCATTGCTGCCGTCAAAAAATCGCAGCAGCTCTATCTCGAAAGCAAATGGAAACGAGGATAA
- a CDS encoding HPP family protein, with amino-acid sequence MVKHRLKRAYRVGKYVAYKETLVDYREKFWSFIGAFFGVGIIAFIQSIYFSESDNLFLIGSFGATCVLICGVIQSPLAQPRKYRSNKN; translated from the coding sequence ATGGTAAAACATCGGTTAAAACGCGCTTACAGAGTTGGTAAATACGTTGCATACAAAGAAACACTTGTTGATTATCGCGAAAAGTTTTGGTCTTTTATAGGCGCGTTTTTCGGTGTAGGCATCATTGCCTTTATTCAAAGCATATACTTTTCTGAAAGCGATAACCTCTTTCTAATTGGGTCTTTTGGCGCAACTTGTGTGTTAATTTGCGGTGTGATTCAAAGCCCCCTTGCACAACCTAGAAAATATAGAAGTAACAAAAACTGA
- a CDS encoding pirin family protein, whose product MGQSEHFDSAGNHATVRSGGIQWMKAGNGIIHDEIANLNTETNNPAMHGFQFWINLPPHIKAEQPEYMAIQANEVPQQLLPDNRSWVKVILSNYEQLQSSIPNYTAQFLYHIHLEAGQQFAVPFSEKTEAGEIEVANISQEPIDLLLFGGERYDEPIVAQGPFVMNTQHEISQA is encoded by the coding sequence ATTGGCCAATCTGAGCATTTCGACAGCGCGGGCAATCATGCTACTGTTCGGTCTGGCGGTATCCAGTGGATGAAAGCAGGAAATGGAATCATCCATGATGAAATAGCCAACCTGAATACTGAAACCAATAATCCGGCTATGCATGGATTCCAATTTTGGATCAACCTTCCTCCACATATCAAGGCCGAACAGCCCGAGTACATGGCTATCCAAGCCAATGAAGTTCCCCAACAACTATTACCCGACAACCGTAGCTGGGTCAAGGTTATTCTGAGTAACTATGAGCAGCTCCAATCTAGTATTCCGAACTACACCGCGCAGTTTCTGTATCATATCCATCTCGAAGCCGGCCAGCAGTTTGCCGTGCCTTTCTCTGAGAAAACAGAAGCAGGAGAGATTGAAGTCGCCAATATATCACAGGAGCCTATAGACCTTCTCCTCTTTGGCGGCGAACGCTATGATGAGCCCATTGTGGCTCAAGGCCCTTTTGTAATGAATACACAACACGAAATATCGCAAGCATAA